The Benincasa hispida cultivar B227 chromosome 11, ASM972705v1, whole genome shotgun sequence genome has a segment encoding these proteins:
- the LOC120091520 gene encoding indole-3-acetic acid-amido synthetase GH3.6-like — protein MPEAPKTATPNYNLVQKNKAILQFIEDVTTNAALVQRQVLSQILSRNSNSEYLTLYGRPSPDTFKTSIPLVSYEQIQPFVSRIANGDFSPILCSSPISEFLTSSGTSGGERKLMPTIEEELERRSLLYSLLMPVMTQFVPGLEKGKGMYFLFVKAEAKTPGGLLARPVLTSYYKSSHFKDRPYDPYTNYTSPNEAILCPDSYQSMYAQLLCGLCHRLNVLRVGAVFASGFIRAIRFLEKHWQLLCHDIRTGTLNSQITDQEVRDAVMLVLRRPDPELADYVHGECCKGSWQGIITRLWPNTKYVDVIVTGTMSQYIGTLDYYSNGLPLVCTMYASSECYFGVNLNPLCKPSEVAYTLIPSMAYFEFLPVERNHKGDNKSLDEQQLVDLTDVELGKEYELVVTTYAGLYRYRVGDILRVAGFKNKAPQFNFICRKNVVLSIDSDKTDEVELQNAVKNSANHLVPFEATLAEYTSYANTSTIPGHYVLYWELNQKGGSTTPVPPSVLEDCCLTIEESLNSVYRQGRVSDKSIGPLEIKVVETGTFDKLMDYAISMGASINQYKTPRCVKFQPIVELLDSRVLASYFSPKCPKWVPGHKQWSQQD, from the exons ATGCCTGAAGCACCAAAAACAGCCACTCCAAATTACAACCTTGTTCAGAAAAACAAAGCCATTCTTCAATTCATCGAAGATGTTACCACCAACGCCGCCCTTGTCCAACGCCAAGTCCTCTCCCAAATCCTCTCCCGCAACTCCAACTCCGAGTACTTGACCCTCTACGGTCGCCCCTCTCCCGACACCTTCAAAACCTCCATCCCTCTCGTCTCTTACGAACAAATCCAACCCTTCGTCTCTCGTATCGCCAATGGCGACTTCTCCCCTATTCTATGCTCCTCTCCCATCTCTGAATTCTTAACTAG CTCTGGTACTTCCGGCGGTGAGAGAAAGCTGATGCCGACCATCGAGGAGGAGCTCGAGAGACGGTCATTGTTGTATAGTTTGTTGATGCCTGTGATGACCCAGTTCGTTCCTGGGTTGGAAAAAGGCAAAGGAATGTACTTTTTGTTTGTTAAAGCTGAGGCTAAAACCCCTGGTGGCTTACTTGCTCGCCCCGTTTTAACAAGCTACTACAAGAGCTCTCATTTTAAAGACCGTCCTTATGATCCTTACACCAATTACACCAGCCCCAATGAAGCCATTCTTTGTCCTGACTCCTACCAAAGCATGTACGCTCAATTGCTTTGTGGCCTCTGCCACCGTCTTAACGTCCTCCGCGTTGGCGCTGTGTTTGCCTCTGGTTTCATTCGTGCCATTCGCTTTCTCGAAAAGCACTGGCAACTTCTTTGCCATGATATTCGCACTGGGACACTAAATTCCCAGATCACGGACCAGGAAGTTCGTGACGCAGTGATGTTAGTCTTACGTCGGCCTGATCCTGAGTTGGCAGATTATGTTCATGGAGAGTGTTGTAAAGGATCGTGGCAGGGAATTATTACGAGGTTGTGGCCGAATACGAAATATGTGGATGTGATTGTTACTGGGACAATGTCGCAGTATATTGGGACGCTTGATTATTATAGCAACGGGTTGCCTTTGGTTTGTACGATGTATGCTTCTTCGGAGTGCTATTTTGGGGTTAATCTTAATCCTCTTTGTAAACCAAGTGAAGTTGCTTATACTCTCATTCCTTCCAtggcttattttgagttcctTCCTGTTGAAAGAAACCACAAAGGCGACAACAAATCTCTCGACGAGCAACAACTCGTCGATCTAACCGACGTCGAACTCGGCAAAGAATATGAGCTTGTTGTCACGACTTACGCCG GACTTTATCGATATCGAGTGGGAGATATCCTAAGAGTGGCGGGGTTCAAAAACAAAGCTCCACAATTCAACTTCATTTGTCGAAAGAACGTGGTTCTAAGCATCGATTCCGATAAAACCGACGAAGTGGAGCTTCAAAACGCAGTAAAAAACTCAGCGAACCATTTGGTGCCATTCGAGGCAACATTGGCAGAGTACACAAGCTATGCCAACACTTCAACAATTCCGGGCCACTACGTGCTATATTGGGAGCTAAACCAGAAGGGCGGCTCGACGACCCCGGTGCCGCCCTCGGTGTTGGAAGATTGTTGTCTTACAATCGAGGAGTCGCTGAACAGCGTATACCGACAGGGCCGAGTGTCGGACAAGTCAATCGGGCCGCTGGAGATCAAGGTTGTGGAAACTGGGACATTTGATAAGCTGATGGATTATGCAATAAGCATGGGAGCTTCAATAAATCAGTACAAAACTCCCAGGTGTGTGAAGTTTCAACCCATTGTTGAGCTTTTGGACTCAAGAGTCCTGGCTTCTTATTTCAGCCCTAAGTGCCCCAAGTGGGTTCCTGGTCATAAGCAATGGTCCCAACAGGATTAG